TCAGCGGCGAGCCCGACCCGGTGTTCGAATCAGCCTTCCGGGAACGATGCACGATCGCCGTGGCGCGCGACCGGAACGACGCGGTGGCCGTTAGCGACGTGGTCATCACGGCCACGCCTGGCGGCGGCCCGCTGTTCGACGCCGATGCGGTTCAGCCGGGCACCCACCTGACCTGCGTGGGCACCGATACCGCCGGCAAGCGCGAGCTTCCGGCAGGCGTGCTGGAACGCGCGCGCATCGTCGTGGACGATCACGACCAGGCCCGCAGCATCGGCGAGTGCCAGTGGGCGCCGGATTTGCCACGCACGGAAATCGGTGACATCCTCGCCGGAACCGCGACGGTCGACCGCGCGCCGCATGAGATCACCGTCTTCGACATGACCGGGCTCGCGCTGCAGGACCTGACCGTCGCTCGCTTCCTGTATCGGCAGGCCCTCGAAAACGGCACCGGAATCGCCATTCCGTGGCCCTGGTAAACGAAACTCCCCGTCAATCGCCATGCGCCTCACCCAAGTTTCCGCTCTCTCGTTCGACCTGGACGACACCCTGTGGCCGTTCGGGCCGTCCGTCGTACGGGCCGAAGCGACGCTTCGCACGTGGCTGATCGAGCATGCGCCCGGTACCGAGCGTGTGCTGCCCACGCAGCAGTCGCTAAGCGACTTGCGTGAGGAATACGAACGATTGTGTCCCGAGCTTGCCGGCGACTTCCGTGCCATGAGAATCGGGTCGATCAGGCTTGCGCTGGAGCGTGCGAACGAAGATGTCGCGCTCACCGACCGTGCGTACGCCGCCTTCTATGCCGCGCGCAACCGGGTCGAATTCTATGACGATGCATTGCCGGCGCTCGCGTGGCTGAGCGCGCGGTTTCCGTTGATCGCGGTGACCAACGGCAACGCGGACCTCCGGCTGACCGGCGGCGGCGAATTCTTTCGTGCGACGCTCAGCGCGCAGGCGTTCGGCGTCGCGAAGCCTGAGCCCGGGATCTTTCATGCGGCAGCGGAAACGCTCGACGTGCAGCCGGCGGAACTGCTGCATGTCGGCGACGACTATCACCTCGATATCGTCGGTGCGTTGAACGCGGGGCTTCAGGCCGCGTGGGTGGTTCGCGATACGCATCCGGAAGCGGAGCGTGCGCAGCAACAGGCCGCGACGCCGCACCTCACGCTCAGCGACCTGTCGATGCTGTGCCGCATGCTCGGCGGGCCTGACGACGTCGCGTGAACACTCGCGTGCGCCGCGTTCGCGACGCACGCTTCATCACCACCATGAACGCGGCGAGACTGCCGCTCGCCGACTGCACGGATGTAGCGGTCGGCCATGCCGATGCAGCGCATGGCCGACCGCCGCACGTTCACGCCGCCTTGCGCGCGTCCGCGATCCGCTGCGGTGCCTTCGGCCGCGCATACAGCCGTTCGAGATACGCACGCAATTGCGGAAACGATTCGATCAGGTTGCACTCGCCCGCCCAGTCGATCAGGTAAGCGGTCACGCAATCGGCCACCGTCAGCGTGTCGCCGACGATGAACTCGCGCCCTTCGAGATGCTTGTCGAGGATCGCAGCCATCGTCTTGAAATCCTCGCGCGCCAGCTCGATATCGGCCGGCGAGCGCTTCTCCGGCGGATAGATGAACGAATGCCGCGTGATCCGCCACAGCGGCTGCTCGAGCTCCGTCACCGCGAACATGACCCACCGGTAAGCCTCGGCCCGCAACGCGGGATCAACCGGCAGCAATGCCTTCTCCGGGTACTTGTCCGCGAGATACAGCACGATCGCGGCCGACTCGGGAATCACGAGGTCGCCGTCCACCAGCACCGGCACCTTGCCGGCCGGATTGAGGCGCAGGAATTCGGGCCGCTTGTGCTCGCCCTGGAGCAGGTTCACCGAGATGAACTCGAAATCGGCATCCAGTTCTTTCAGCCCCCACAGCGCGCGTTGCGAGCGGGTGCCGGCAAATCCGTAAAGCTTCATCGCCAGTCTCCATCCAGAATGTCGGGAAAACTTCCGCCTACCGGCCACGGCACTTCGCCGATACACGACGCCTGGCCTCGCGTGTCGTTCACGCGCCGGGAATCGCCAGCACCGGCATCACGTCGATCGCCACACCCGGGAACAGCGTGAAATGCGGATGGCCTTCGAACAGCGCGGCCGCGGCTTCGTGCGAGGCCGCCCGAACGACGGTAAAGCCGCTCATCGCATTCGCCGTGTCCTTGACGCCGGCCGCATCGATGGTCTTCGTCTTGCCGAGCGGCCCGCCCATCTCGACGATCGCGTCGCGATGCCGGTCGACCCAGGCATGCCACGCGGCGATTCCGTCGCGCTCGCGCGTGCGTCGCTCCTCGTCCGGCAACGCCATCCAGGCCTTCATCGCCGGGCTATCCTTGGTCCCGAGAAATACCGCGAGATACAACTGCTGTTGAGCACTCATGCTGTCTCCTCCGGTGACGGACGCGACGGGCTGCCGCGCCTCGACCTTGACAAGATAGGTTGATATCAACACAATTGCAACATGGCACGAAAAGAAAAGCTCCCTTTCGAAACGACGCTGATGGTGCGCGATTGCTGCCTGTGCCTGCACATGCAGCGCGCGGCGCGCAATCTTGCGCGGATCTTCGACGATGTGCTGCGCCCGCTGGATCTCACCAACGGCCAGTTTTCGCTGCTGATGTCGCTGAACCGGCCCCAGCCGGCGCCGATGAAGTCGGTCGCGTCGCTGCTCGCGATGGACCGCACGACGCTCACGGCCGCGCTCAAGCCGCTCGAGCGGCGCGGCCTGGTCACGATCATCCAGGACCCGGACGACCGGCGCAGCCGCCTGCTCGAACTGACGCCGGCCGGCCACGACCTGCTCGCCGAAGCGTTTCCGCTGTGGCAGCAGACGCACGCCGAGATCGAACGGCCGTTCGCGCCGGGGGAAGTCGATCAGTTGCGCGGCCAGTTGCGCGCGTTGTCGGTCGATCCGGCTGAACGCGGCTGAACCTACACGCGGCAGGTCGCTCGACTCCTGCCATTCCTTGTCAGTTGTGATCGGACGAATCCCTCGCGGCGCTTGATTCGGTGGCAATATCGCTCGGCACGACAACCAACCCGGTTTTCCACAAGGAGACACAGGCATGAGCAGCAATGAGAAAGGCGCGTATTTCCGTTCGCTTCACCGCGCGGGCCAGCCGCTGGCGCTGTTCAACGTGTGGGACGCCGGCAGTGCGCGCACGGCGGCCGACGCGGGCGCCGTCGCGCTGGCAACCGGCAGCTGGTCGGTCGCGGCGGCCAACGGTTTCGTCGACGGTGAGCAGATGCCGCGCGCGCTGATGATGGAAGTGCTCGAGCGGATCACACGCGCGACGGACCTGCCCGTCACCGTCGATCTCGAAAGCGGGTACGGTGAGCGGCCGGAGGATGTGGCCGAGACGATCGCGCTGAGCATCGAAGCCGGTGCGATCGGCTGCAACCTCGAAGACAGCTTCCCGGCGACCGGCGAATTGCGTGACGTCGACGCCGCCGCAGCCCGTCTCGCAGCGGCACGGCAGGCCGCGGATCGCGCGGGTGCCGACTACTTCCTCAACGCGCGGTCCGACGTGTTCTTCAAGGCGCCGGCCGACACGCACGACGAGCGCCTGCTCGATGCCACGCTGGCCCGCGCGCGCGCCTATGCCGCGGCCGGTGCCGATGGCCTGTTCGTGCCGGGGCTGCGCTCGCCGGCACTCATTCGCGCGCTGACGGCCGCGTCGCCGCTGCCGGTGAACGTGATGCGCGTCTCGGCAACGCCGACGCTCGCCGAATTCGCGGAATACGGCGTGGCCCGCATCAGTCACGGGCCGTATCCGTACCTGCAGGCGATGAACACGCTGGCGGAGATGGTCAGGCAAGGCGGGTAACAGAATCACGGAGCGGACGGCCTCGCGCGCATCGACTGATTACATTGCATGTAATTGGCGCACGACACGGCCGCTCCTACGCTTCGGGTGTCGCGCCGCCATTCCGGCGGCGCTCACCACCCCGGAGACATCATGTCCGCCTATCCGCTTCACACCATCGACTCGGCACCGGCCGCCTCAAAGCCCGTCCTCCAGCAGCTCCAGCAAACCTTCGGCATCGTCCCGAACATCGCGGCGGCCATGGCCGCGTCGCCGGTGCTGATCAACGGCTTCATCGGCCTGTTCGAGCGCGTGCACGCGAGCAGCCTCACCGAGCCGCAGATCCAGACACTCCTGCTCACCAACGCGGTCACGAACGCGAGCGAATGGCCGGTCGCCTTCCATACCGCCCTTGCGCTGAAACAGGGTGTGACCCACGCCGACGTCGACGCGATCCGCCGCGGCGATCTGCCCGGCGACGCGAAACTGGCCGCGCTGTCGGCCACCGCACGCAAGCTGATCGACACCCGCGGCCGCCTGGCCGATGCCGACCGGCAAGCGTTCCTCGACGCCGGCTTCAGCGACGAACAGTTGCTGGAAGTGATCGCGGTGGTCGCCGCATCGACGATCACGAACTACGTCGGCAGCGTGACGAAGCCCGCGCTCGAGGCGCCGTTCGACGCATTCGCATGGCATGCGAACGCCGCGTGAGTCCGATATAGTCGATCGCGTCGCTCACGGAACGCCCTGGGAGGCACGATGAACGCCAGCCGCCGCGAACCGCACGCGCCGCCGCACGAACTGGGCCAGTTGCTGCGCTACTGGCGCGACGTGCGCGGCGTGAGCCAGCTCGACCTGTCGCTCGACGCGGGCATCTCGCAGCGCCAGATCAGTTTCATCGAAAGCGGACGCAGCGTGCCGGGCCGCGACACGCTGCTGACGCTCGCGCAAACGCTGGACGTGCCGCTTCGCGAGCGCAACGCGCTGCTGCTCGCGGCCGGCTATGCGCCCGTGTATTCGGAAGCGCCGTGGGATGCGCAGGAGATGCAGGGCGTGATCGGCGCGCTCGAACGGGTCGTGCGCCAGCACGATCCGTTTCCGGCAATCGTGATGGATCGTCACTGGAACGTGCTGATGACCAACGACGCGGCGCCGCGCTTCTTTGGCTGCTTCATCGACATGGCCGCACGCGACGGCCCGCGCAACCTGCTGCGCCTGATGTTCGATCCGCACGGCATGCGGCCGTTCCTGGCCGACTGGGAAACGGTGTCGCGCAGCCTGTTGCAGCGCGTGCATCGCGAATCGGTCGGGCGCGTGATCGATGACGACACACGGCAGTTGCTCGACGACCTGCTCGCCAGTCCCGATGCGCCGCGTGACTGGAAAACGCCGCCGGCACCGGCCGCCGCACCGTCGCTGCCGGTCATCCCGATCGGCTTCGTGCACGAAGGCGTCGTGCTGCGTTACTTCTCGCTGGTCACGACGGTGGGGACGCCGCAAAGCGCCGCCGCCCAGGAGTTGCGCATGGAATGCATGTTCCCCGCCGATGACGCGACCGAAGCGCGCCATCGGCAACTGCTCGACACGCACGCACCGGTGCGCTGAGCGGCGGGCCGGGCGGCCCGCCGGTGCCGGTCATTCCGCCAGCGCGGGCACCACGCCGACACGCTTCGGCACACCGGTCACGATCGTCGCCACCGCGACAGCCAGCACGACGGCTGCGGCAACGAACACGCCGGCCGCACCGTTCGCGTCGAATACGACGCCGCCGGCTGCCGCGCCCGTCGCGATCGCAAGCTGGATCGCCGCGACGATCAGCCCGCCCGCGCTCTCGGCCTCATCGGGCACGGTACGCGTGATCCACGTCGACCAGGCAACAGGCACGCCGCCGAACGCCATCCCCCACAACGCGACGAGCACCGCGTCGATCATCGGCGCGCGGCCGAGCGCGACGAGCGCGACGCCGAGCACGACCATCAGCGCGGGCATCCCGATCAGCATCGGCCGCAACCGGTGCTCGAGCACGCGGCCGGCGAGCGACGTACCGACGAAGTTCGCGATGCCGTAGCCGAGCAGGATCGCCGACAGCCCGTTCACACCGACGCCCGCGACCTGCTCGAGGAACGGCCGCAGATACGTGAAGAACGCGAAGTGCCCGGTGAACACGAGGATCGTCGCGAACATGCCGAGGCCGACGGTCGGCCGGCGCAGCACGTCGATCAGCGTGCGCAGCCGCGTCGTGCCGCTCGGCGGCATCGACGGCAGCGTGACGACCTGCGACACGAACGAGAGGCCGCCGAGCGCGGCCGCGATCAGGAACACGTTGCGCCAGCCGATCAGGTGGCCGAAGTAGCTGCCCATCGGCGCGGACGCGATCGTCGCGACCGCCACCCCGCTGAAGATGATCGACAACGCGCGCGGCACCATCGACGTCGGCACGAGCCGCATCGCGGTGGCCGTCGCCATCGTCCAGAAACCGCCGAGCGCGATGCCGAGCACGACGCGGCCGATCAGCAGCAGCGTCAGGTTGGGCGCGAACGCGACCGCCAGGTTCGATGCGACAAGCAGCACCGAGAACACGAGCAGCACGCGCCGCCGGTCGATCGTGCGCGTCAGCGCCGAGATCAGCAGGCTCGTGACCAGCGCGACCGTCGCGGTGGCGGTGACGGCCTGCCCGGCCACGCCTTCGGTCACGCCGAGGCTGTCGGCCATCGGCGTCAGCAGGCTGGCGGGCAGGAATTCGGCCGTGACGAGCCCGAAGACGCCGAGCGTCATCGCGAATACCGCGCCCCAGGCCGGTTCGCGGGGGGCCGCCGTCGAGGCGGCCGAGGAGATTCCGGGATTCATGCGTGGTTCCGTGTCGGTTAGGGAAAGTACTGATGAGGGCGTATCGTAAGGAACCACATCAGGACGGTCTATGACATACAATCCGTTCTTGTTGATCGAACGTCCGAATCTCAATATGTCCGAGCCCCTGCTTCCGCCCATCCCCGACGTGCACGACCTCGTCAGCGAGCTGCTGCTGGGGATGCGCCTGAGCGGCGTCCAGTACCGCCGCATCCAGGTCGCGCGGCCGTTCGGGCTGAACTTCGGCCACGTGACGGGCCGCGCGCAGTTCCATTTCGTCGGGCGCGGGCCCGTGCTGCTGCGCGACGCGTCGGGCGACACGAT
This window of the Burkholderia lata genome carries:
- a CDS encoding HAD family hydrolase: MRLTQVSALSFDLDDTLWPFGPSVVRAEATLRTWLIEHAPGTERVLPTQQSLSDLREEYERLCPELAGDFRAMRIGSIRLALERANEDVALTDRAYAAFYAARNRVEFYDDALPALAWLSARFPLIAVTNGNADLRLTGGGEFFRATLSAQAFGVAKPEPGIFHAAAETLDVQPAELLHVGDDYHLDIVGALNAGLQAAWVVRDTHPEAERAQQQAATPHLTLSDLSMLCRMLGGPDDVA
- a CDS encoding glutathione S-transferase family protein, whose translation is MKLYGFAGTRSQRALWGLKELDADFEFISVNLLQGEHKRPEFLRLNPAGKVPVLVDGDLVIPESAAIVLYLADKYPEKALLPVDPALRAEAYRWVMFAVTELEQPLWRITRHSFIYPPEKRSPADIELAREDFKTMAAILDKHLEGREFIVGDTLTVADCVTAYLIDWAGECNLIESFPQLRAYLERLYARPKAPQRIADARKAA
- a CDS encoding MarR family winged helix-turn-helix transcriptional regulator; translation: MARKEKLPFETTLMVRDCCLCLHMQRAARNLARIFDDVLRPLDLTNGQFSLLMSLNRPQPAPMKSVASLLAMDRTTLTAALKPLERRGLVTIIQDPDDRRSRLLELTPAGHDLLAEAFPLWQQTHAEIERPFAPGEVDQLRGQLRALSVDPAERG
- a CDS encoding isocitrate lyase/PEP mutase family protein; translation: MSSNEKGAYFRSLHRAGQPLALFNVWDAGSARTAADAGAVALATGSWSVAAANGFVDGEQMPRALMMEVLERITRATDLPVTVDLESGYGERPEDVAETIALSIEAGAIGCNLEDSFPATGELRDVDAAAARLAAARQAADRAGADYFLNARSDVFFKAPADTHDERLLDATLARARAYAAAGADGLFVPGLRSPALIRALTAASPLPVNVMRVSATPTLAEFAEYGVARISHGPYPYLQAMNTLAEMVRQGG
- a CDS encoding carboxymuconolactone decarboxylase family protein produces the protein MSAYPLHTIDSAPAASKPVLQQLQQTFGIVPNIAAAMAASPVLINGFIGLFERVHASSLTEPQIQTLLLTNAVTNASEWPVAFHTALALKQGVTHADVDAIRRGDLPGDAKLAALSATARKLIDTRGRLADADRQAFLDAGFSDEQLLEVIAVVAASTITNYVGSVTKPALEAPFDAFAWHANAA
- a CDS encoding helix-turn-helix domain-containing protein; translated protein: MNASRREPHAPPHELGQLLRYWRDVRGVSQLDLSLDAGISQRQISFIESGRSVPGRDTLLTLAQTLDVPLRERNALLLAAGYAPVYSEAPWDAQEMQGVIGALERVVRQHDPFPAIVMDRHWNVLMTNDAAPRFFGCFIDMAARDGPRNLLRLMFDPHGMRPFLADWETVSRSLLQRVHRESVGRVIDDDTRQLLDDLLASPDAPRDWKTPPAPAAAPSLPVIPIGFVHEGVVLRYFSLVTTVGTPQSAAAQELRMECMFPADDATEARHRQLLDTHAPVR
- a CDS encoding MFS transporter — translated: MNPGISSAASTAAPREPAWGAVFAMTLGVFGLVTAEFLPASLLTPMADSLGVTEGVAGQAVTATATVALVTSLLISALTRTIDRRRVLLVFSVLLVASNLAVAFAPNLTLLLIGRVVLGIALGGFWTMATATAMRLVPTSMVPRALSIIFSGVAVATIASAPMGSYFGHLIGWRNVFLIAAALGGLSFVSQVVTLPSMPPSGTTRLRTLIDVLRRPTVGLGMFATILVFTGHFAFFTYLRPFLEQVAGVGVNGLSAILLGYGIANFVGTSLAGRVLEHRLRPMLIGMPALMVVLGVALVALGRAPMIDAVLVALWGMAFGGVPVAWSTWITRTVPDEAESAGGLIVAAIQLAIATGAAAGGVVFDANGAAGVFVAAAVVLAVAVATIVTGVPKRVGVVPALAE